In Silene latifolia isolate original U9 population chromosome 3, ASM4854445v1, whole genome shotgun sequence, a single window of DNA contains:
- the LOC141648929 gene encoding uncharacterized protein LOC141648929, producing MYKASANGLAEAFNKTLCNLLRKVVAKSKRDWHERIGEASWAYHTTYKTPTQATPYALVYGVEAVLPLELQIPSLRIAIQEGLTEDENDKLRLAELEALDEKRLEAQQKLQCYQARLSRTFNKKKVYTNGAYKIVDEDGVRVGPINGKFLKRYYS from the exons ATGTACAAAGCTTCTGCAAATGGTTTGGCTGAAGCCTTCaataaaaccctttgcaacttgTTGAGAAAAGTAGTAGCAAAGTCAAAGCGAGATTGGCATGAAAGGATTGGTGAGGCATCGTGGGCATATCATACCacatacaaaacacctactcaGGCAACCCCGTATGCATTGGTGTATGGAGTAGAGGCCGTGTTGCCATTAGAATTGCAGATCCCTTCCTTGCGCATTGCCATTCAGGAAGGGCTCACAGAAGATGAAAATGACAAATTGCGTTTAGCAGAGTTAGAGGCTCTCGATGAAAAAAGATTAGAAGCTCAACAAAAACTCCAGTGCTATCAAGCAAGGTTGTCACgcacattcaacaaaaag AAGGTCTACACGAATGGTGCTTACAAAATTGTGGATGAAGATGGCGTTCGTGTAGGCCCAATCAATGGGAAATTTCTGAAACGTTACTATTCTTAA